From a single Calothrix sp. NIES-2098 genomic region:
- a CDS encoding glyoxalase/bleomycin resistance protein/dioxygenase yields the protein MNTFSRANIVQAQRIRAIGLTVTNCVDAERLVARHRSLNFYTQALGFELVSDITVSGQNYSELEGVAGANIRIVTLQLGDELIELREYLNIHSQPIPSDSQSNDLWFQHLAIVVSDMDRAYSHLRSFPIESISAAPQTIPPDNEASGGVRAFKFKDPDGHDLELIWFPPDKGQDKWHQNRDSLFLGIDHSAIAVSNTEQSLHFYRDLLGMQIDSRSLNWRATQARMDNLPGAEVQITGLRPAQGGVGIELLDYLVPPKGRPIPSDWKSCDIATVQVQIIVNNIEQIVDKLRQHGVQLVSPKIVQFADSSQPYQQGCLVKDPDGHTILLLTQ from the coding sequence ATGAATACATTTAGTCGCGCTAATATAGTACAGGCACAAAGAATTCGAGCTATTGGCTTAACGGTAACAAACTGCGTAGACGCGGAGCGGCTTGTCGCTAGACATCGCTCTTTGAATTTCTATACACAAGCCCTCGGTTTTGAACTCGTTTCTGACATCACTGTTTCAGGACAGAATTATAGCGAATTAGAAGGTGTAGCTGGGGCAAACATTCGCATTGTCACCTTGCAATTAGGTGATGAACTCATTGAGTTGAGGGAATATCTCAACATTCACTCTCAACCCATACCCAGCGATTCTCAAAGTAATGACCTGTGGTTTCAACATCTAGCGATTGTGGTAAGTGATATGGATCGAGCCTATTCGCATTTGCGTTCATTTCCAATTGAATCAATTTCAGCTGCTCCCCAGACAATACCGCCTGATAATGAAGCCTCTGGTGGTGTCCGCGCCTTCAAATTTAAAGATCCTGATGGTCATGATTTAGAGTTAATTTGGTTTCCGCCTGATAAAGGACAAGATAAATGGCATCAAAACAGAGATAGCTTATTTTTAGGAATCGATCATAGTGCGATCGCAGTTTCTAACACTGAGCAGAGTCTACACTTTTACCGCGATCTTCTAGGAATGCAAATCGATAGCCGCAGTCTCAACTGGCGTGCAACTCAAGCGCGTATGGATAATTTACCAGGAGCAGAAGTCCAAATTACAGGACTGCGACCCGCTCAAGGTGGCGTAGGGATTGAGTTGTTAGACTATCTTGTACCCCCTAAAGGTCGTCCTATACCTAGTGATTGGAAAAGTTGCGATATTGCAACGGTGCAAGTCCAAATCATCGTTAACAACATTGAGCAGATTGTAGATAAGCTGCGTCAGCACGGAGTTCAGTTGGTTTCGCCCAAAATTGTGCAGTTTGCAGATAGCTCCCAGCCTTATCAGCAGGGTTGTTTAGTTAAAGATCCAGACGGACATACCATATTGCTGCTTACCCAATAG